A part of bacterium genomic DNA contains:
- a CDS encoding agmatinase: MSTRLTPVPAGRPTFLDVARCADLRTLEADVAVIGVPFGVPYDLSISARQSLTPAAVRAQSMAYVPWYATHYDFEFGGDLFAGRSVRIVDCGDVAMVPGRWGENSRATTEAIKEILGRGTVPFVIGGDDSIPIPVLRAYGEQKPMCLVQIDAHIDWRDEREGIREGLSSPMRRASEMPWIRGMAQIGIRGFGSARRPEFDDARTYGSALIGAAEVHGAGVEAALRRIPAADRYYITLDADGLDPSIAPAVASPAFGGLTYDEVTGLLRGVAARGRVVGFDVVEIVPDIDAQYMTCRLAVRLILNLVGALAHTGQLGGLPRQ; this comes from the coding sequence GTGTCCACGCGCCTCACGCCGGTCCCGGCCGGCCGCCCGACATTTCTCGATGTGGCGCGGTGCGCCGATCTGCGTACGCTCGAGGCCGATGTCGCCGTGATCGGCGTACCCTTCGGCGTGCCCTATGATCTATCTATCTCCGCCAGGCAAAGCCTGACTCCGGCCGCCGTGCGCGCGCAGTCCATGGCCTACGTTCCCTGGTACGCGACCCATTACGATTTCGAATTCGGCGGAGACCTGTTCGCCGGACGATCCGTTCGCATTGTTGACTGCGGCGATGTGGCGATGGTCCCGGGGCGGTGGGGCGAGAACTCGCGCGCTACGACCGAGGCGATCAAGGAGATCCTTGGCCGCGGCACCGTGCCGTTCGTCATCGGCGGCGACGATTCGATCCCGATCCCTGTGCTCCGCGCCTACGGGGAGCAGAAGCCGATGTGTCTCGTGCAGATCGACGCGCACATCGATTGGCGCGACGAAAGGGAGGGCATCCGGGAAGGGCTTAGCAGCCCGATGCGGCGCGCGTCCGAGATGCCCTGGATACGCGGTATGGCGCAGATCGGAATTCGGGGATTCGGCAGTGCCCGGCGCCCAGAGTTCGACGACGCGCGCACCTATGGCTCGGCGCTGATCGGCGCCGCGGAGGTTCACGGCGCCGGCGTCGAGGCCGCGCTTCGCCGGATTCCTGCCGCGGACCGGTACTACATCACGCTCGATGCCGACGGGCTCGACCCATCGATCGCCCCTGCCGTGGCCAGTCCGGCGTTCGGGGGCCTCACGTACGACGAAGTGACGGGGCTGCTGCGCGGCGTCGCGGCCCGCGGCCGCGTGGTTGGGTTTGACGTGGTGGAGATCGTGCCGGATATCGACGCCCAGTACATGACGTGCCGCCTCGCCGTCCGCCTTATCCTGAATCTGGTCGGAGCGCTCGCGCACACCGGCCAGCTCGGCGGTTTGCCCCGCCAGTAA